The genomic stretch CGCGATCGTACGTCCGTGTTCTGTTAAAGCCAACTGCGTCTCTTTTCGCGAGACATATTGGTTGTTCAGCGCGTATTTCACGACTTGGTTTGTAAAAATGGGATCCCAACTGAGATGCTCATGGAGGTCTGCAATCGCCGATTCCGTTTCTGCTTCAGGAAGTCCTTCGTGATTAAAGAGGTG from Candidatus Poribacteria bacterium encodes the following:
- a CDS encoding metal ABC transporter permease, with the protein product HLFNHEGLPEAETESAIADLHEHLSWDPIFTNQVVKYALNNQYVSRKETQLALTEHGRTIAQQALVQ